Proteins encoded together in one Chryseobacterium sp. G0201 window:
- a CDS encoding glycosyltransferase has translation MGILKKIKKYFRRKEKLKALNTSDIVNIELFDSSKKTILFASRDFPTHDKDSGSNRLKEIILIYKQLGYNCILFAPNMFEDDSYVKFYKQHQVIVFVENTKYKDIFSFISSFKTIDYVWFNGPLALNLFYKKMKSILPNTKFIYDMVDIHFLRYKRAIEIEPTRISLKKKYKHFFHLETVIAPQLDYIIAISDKEKEVMSQYVDKNKIITISNIHYPKIDISERKSFNESKGIIFIGSIHEPNIDAVRFLYEKIMPLVWKTNPDLEVSVIGNVADKLDIKQFPKFKFLGFVESIEEHFMTSKIMVAPLRFGAGVKGKIGQAFEYFFPVVTTDIGAEGMQLMNEKNVLIANDEVSFAEAIIRLNSEEELWNTLRNNSIDSLKPFSLEAVSSTLKEI, from the coding sequence ATGGGAATCCTAAAGAAAATAAAAAAATATTTCAGAAGAAAAGAAAAACTCAAAGCTCTTAACACTAGTGATATTGTCAATATAGAATTATTTGATTCATCAAAAAAAACAATATTATTCGCTTCAAGAGACTTCCCTACTCATGATAAAGATTCCGGATCAAACAGATTAAAAGAGATCATTCTGATTTATAAACAATTGGGATACAACTGTATTCTATTTGCACCCAATATGTTTGAAGACGATTCATATGTAAAGTTTTACAAACAACATCAAGTTATTGTATTTGTAGAAAATACAAAGTATAAAGATATTTTTAGTTTTATTTCCAGCTTTAAAACTATTGATTATGTTTGGTTTAACGGTCCACTTGCTTTAAATTTATTCTACAAGAAAATGAAAAGCATTCTACCCAATACAAAATTCATCTATGATATGGTGGATATTCATTTTTTAAGATATAAAAGAGCAATCGAGATTGAACCTACCCGTATTTCTTTAAAGAAAAAATACAAACATTTCTTTCATCTAGAAACGGTAATTGCACCACAATTGGATTATATTATTGCAATTTCTGACAAAGAAAAAGAGGTAATGAGCCAATATGTGGATAAAAATAAGATCATTACCATTTCAAATATTCACTATCCGAAAATTGATATTTCCGAAAGAAAATCGTTTAACGAAAGTAAAGGAATCATTTTTATTGGTTCTATCCATGAGCCAAATATTGATGCCGTAAGATTTTTATACGAAAAAATAATGCCTCTTGTCTGGAAAACAAATCCGGATCTGGAAGTAAGTGTTATTGGTAACGTTGCAGATAAATTAGACATCAAGCAATTTCCTAAATTTAAGTTCTTAGGTTTTGTTGAAAGTATTGAAGAACATTTTATGACTTCAAAAATCATGGTCGCTCCGTTGAGATTTGGAGCTGGCGTTAAAGGAAAAATCGGCCAGGCTTTTGAGTATTTCTTTCCAGTAGTAACCACAGATATTGGTGCAGAAGGCATGCAATTGATGAATGAAAAAAATGTTTTGATCGCTAATGACGAAGTTTCTTTTGCAGAAGCTATTATTCGACTTAATAGTGAGGAAGAATTGTGGAATACATTAAGAAACAATTCAATAGACAGTCTGAAACCATTTTCTTTGGAAGCAGTGAGCTCTACATTAAAAGAAATTTAA
- a CDS encoding glycosyltransferase family 2 protein, with the protein MNNSNFLVSIIVPCYNASYYVKDVLKSIQNQTSQNIECIIINDGSTDNTLDIINDFKDQRFHIYNQENKGLSDTRNFGLEKATGDFIFFCDSDDILPPKAIESLLSKYTGKEDIIVGKTANYSWEEKKIISYLPHPKEQQFLANNNSEVLLKNITEGLSPIAQNKLYNSKFLKENNLRFLSGIYHEDELWFFETMFKAKNVIFTPEITYHYTIDNAQSITKKNSDKNLFGYLSVIKTIYDKYYLKHPEKSIIAYYISYLKKIIIGNYKHHSNYSNEALQRMEKTFKEVNPKFSDHIELKNIEKKYFKYINNVSLKDVDTIKKEYFNNPVNSLRKQYKILLFSIFNSK; encoded by the coding sequence ATGAATAATTCCAACTTTCTGGTCAGTATTATTGTTCCTTGCTACAATGCATCTTATTATGTAAAAGATGTTCTTAAAAGTATTCAAAACCAGACTTCTCAAAATATCGAGTGTATTATCATCAATGATGGCAGTACGGACAATACGTTGGATATTATTAATGATTTTAAAGATCAGAGGTTTCACATTTACAACCAAGAAAACAAAGGTCTTTCTGATACAAGAAATTTCGGTTTGGAAAAAGCTACCGGAGATTTTATATTTTTCTGCGACAGCGATGATATTCTTCCTCCAAAAGCAATTGAATCTTTACTGTCAAAATATACCGGAAAAGAAGACATTATTGTTGGAAAAACAGCCAATTATTCATGGGAAGAGAAAAAAATAATCTCTTATTTACCTCATCCAAAAGAGCAACAGTTCTTAGCAAATAATAATTCTGAAGTTCTATTAAAAAATATAACCGAAGGATTAAGCCCAATTGCACAGAACAAATTGTATAATTCTAAATTTTTAAAAGAAAACAATTTAAGATTTTTAAGCGGAATTTACCATGAAGATGAATTGTGGTTTTTTGAGACCATGTTTAAAGCAAAAAACGTAATCTTCACGCCAGAAATTACCTATCATTATACTATTGATAATGCACAATCTATCACTAAAAAAAACAGTGATAAAAACCTTTTTGGATATTTAAGTGTCATTAAAACTATTTACGATAAATATTATTTAAAACATCCCGAAAAAAGCATTATCGCTTACTATATTTCTTATTTAAAGAAAATTATAATCGGAAATTACAAACATCATTCAAATTACTCAAACGAAGCACTTCAACGAATGGAAAAAACTTTCAAAGAAGTGAATCCTAAATTTAGTGATCATATTGAGCTGAAAAATATTGAGAAAAAGTATTTTAAATACATTAATAATGTAAGTTTAAAGGATGTCGATACAATAAAAAAAGAGTATTTTAATAATCCAGTTAATAGTTTAAGAAAGCAATATAAAATATTGTTGTTCAGTATCTTTAATTCAAAATAA
- a CDS encoding glycosyltransferase family 2 protein, whose protein sequence is MNDSIKISVIVPCYNQAFFLDDCINSLIDQTYQNWECILINDGSTDNTEEKSLEWQKNDSRIKYIKKTNGGLSSARNKGIENITGDFVQFLDCDDFLYKEKFEKSIQKISNLHNTVIITNFKRFDNATKTDLPPHCILDEKYFSQREILLKWDNTFSIPIHCAIFSKDIVEKYKFDEELRAKEDWVFWLQAYGENPKTHYINEPLLAYRMSSAGMTNNEFFMYENKAKAIVKFEQIISDKDLLREFFKENLLATMYENFQLMERIKLLGYKRTMKYKINKVLKVLHLKKK, encoded by the coding sequence ATGAATGACTCAATAAAAATTTCAGTAATTGTTCCTTGTTATAATCAAGCATTTTTTTTGGATGATTGTATTAATTCTTTAATTGATCAAACCTATCAAAATTGGGAATGTATTCTTATAAATGACGGCAGTACAGATAATACTGAAGAAAAATCATTAGAATGGCAAAAAAATGACAGCAGAATAAAATATATAAAAAAAACAAACGGAGGATTAAGCTCTGCCAGAAATAAAGGTATTGAAAATATAACCGGTGATTTTGTTCAGTTTTTGGATTGTGATGACTTTCTGTATAAAGAAAAGTTCGAAAAATCTATACAAAAAATAAGTAATCTACATAATACTGTTATAATCACAAATTTCAAGAGATTTGATAATGCTACCAAAACAGATCTCCCTCCACATTGCATATTGGATGAAAAATATTTTTCTCAAAGAGAAATATTGCTAAAATGGGATAATACCTTTTCCATTCCTATTCACTGTGCTATATTTTCTAAGGATATTGTTGAAAAATATAAGTTTGACGAAGAACTTCGGGCAAAAGAAGATTGGGTATTCTGGCTGCAAGCATACGGAGAAAACCCCAAAACACACTACATTAATGAACCTCTTCTAGCTTACAGAATGAGCTCAGCAGGCATGACAAATAATGAATTTTTCATGTATGAGAACAAAGCAAAAGCGATCGTAAAATTCGAACAAATCATTTCTGATAAAGATCTATTAAGAGAATTTTTTAAAGAAAACCTTTTAGCCACCATGTACGAAAACTTTCAACTCATGGAAAGAATAAAATTACTTGGTTATAAAAGAACAATGAAATATAAAATCAACAAAGTACTGAAAGTATTACATCTTAAGAAAAAATAA
- a CDS encoding MAC/perforin domain-containing protein has product MKKQILFCISAILMLFLASCSTDELNNEITAGEAGSSNRSLSGKTAGDGIYDILGHGYDVAGEYANANSAGFQVVDVERFKNEQTARLISENTFSQEYVEEYGENAETYSKMVSTKVNATAGIPLFKKTLSVSFNSAVTNTNKYDAKYIYGSYNLTIKQKRLRFNATTDMLGDYLTPEFTQDLQTKTPQQIVSDYGTHVALDIYTGAKLDIMFQAETMNQSRDHAARVGIKAGMKDIFDVDVTNDVNTSSSNQNYSKKLSYRTRGGNPAIGLMGELNLDQNNPKINISNWQNSSNPSNSVLVDFGSNGLVLIYDLVKDPAKKAQLKAYVDQYLIDNKVFLEFKTIPIYRYFNGTDHYYTRTSGNYSGYNFEGIEFNAFLYKAPNTIPIYRYWNGKDHYYTRTPGYYSGYSDEGIEFNAFATQQPNTVPIYRYWNGKDHYYSKSSIRPSGYVYEGIEFYAY; this is encoded by the coding sequence ATGAAAAAACAAATTCTATTTTGCATTAGTGCTATTCTAATGCTATTTTTAGCTTCATGTTCTACTGATGAGCTAAATAATGAAATCACTGCTGGCGAAGCCGGAAGTTCTAACCGTTCGTTATCTGGAAAAACTGCTGGAGATGGTATTTACGACATTTTAGGACATGGTTATGATGTTGCAGGAGAATATGCAAATGCTAATTCTGCTGGTTTTCAGGTTGTTGATGTTGAGCGTTTTAAAAATGAACAAACCGCAAGATTGATCAGTGAAAATACTTTTTCTCAGGAATATGTAGAAGAATATGGAGAGAATGCGGAAACTTATTCTAAAATGGTATCTACAAAAGTAAATGCAACAGCAGGAATTCCTTTATTCAAGAAAACGCTTTCTGTTTCTTTTAATTCTGCGGTTACAAATACTAATAAATATGATGCAAAATATATTTATGGTAGCTATAATTTAACGATCAAACAAAAAAGATTAAGATTTAATGCAACTACTGATATGTTGGGAGATTACTTAACTCCGGAATTTACACAAGATTTACAGACAAAAACTCCACAACAGATTGTAAGTGATTATGGTACTCACGTAGCTTTGGATATTTATACAGGAGCTAAGTTAGATATAATGTTCCAAGCGGAAACAATGAATCAAAGTCGTGATCATGCTGCTAGAGTTGGTATTAAAGCTGGGATGAAGGATATTTTTGACGTTGATGTTACGAATGATGTAAATACTTCAAGTTCTAATCAAAATTATTCTAAAAAATTATCTTACAGAACAAGAGGAGGGAATCCTGCAATAGGACTAATGGGAGAATTGAACTTAGATCAGAATAATCCTAAAATCAATATTTCAAACTGGCAAAATAGCTCTAATCCGAGCAATTCTGTTTTAGTTGATTTTGGAAGTAATGGCTTGGTTCTTATTTATGATTTGGTGAAAGATCCTGCTAAAAAAGCTCAGCTGAAGGCGTATGTAGATCAATATTTAATTGATAATAAAGTGTTTCTTGAGTTTAAAACAATTCCTATTTACAGGTATTTTAACGGGACAGATCATTATTATACAAGAACTTCAGGAAATTACAGTGGATATAACTTTGAAGGGATAGAGTTTAATGCATTCCTTTACAAAGCTCCTAATACAATCCCAATTTACAGATATTGGAATGGGAAGGATCATTATTATACAAGAACTCCTGGATATTATTCTGGATATTCGGATGAGGGGATAGAATTCAATGCTTTTGCGACGCAACAGCCAAATACAGTCCCAATCTATAGATATTGGAATGGAAAAGATCATTATTATTCAAAATCAAGTATAAGACCTAGCGGATATGTTTATGAGGGCATAGAATTTTATGCCTATTAA
- a CDS encoding phosphomannose isomerase type II C-terminal cupin domain, protein MLEIGERPWGKYFVLADEPNYKLKRIEVNPGQKLSYQYHHKRQEQWTIIEGDATIVLDDKEISLKYGESIFIPLGAKHRMMNLSENPVVFIEVQTGTYFGEDDIVRIDDEYDRS, encoded by the coding sequence ATGTTAGAAATCGGAGAAAGACCTTGGGGAAAGTATTTTGTTTTGGCAGATGAGCCAAATTATAAATTAAAAAGAATAGAAGTAAACCCCGGACAAAAACTGTCTTATCAGTATCATCACAAGAGACAGGAGCAATGGACGATCATCGAAGGTGATGCTACGATTGTATTGGATGACAAAGAAATCAGTCTTAAGTATGGTGAAAGTATTTTCATCCCTTTGGGTGCAAAACACCGTATGATGAATCTTTCTGAAAACCCAGTTGTTTTCATTGAGGTACAGACGGGAACTTATTTCGGGGAAGATGATATTGTGAGGATTGATGATGAGTATGATAGAAGTTAA